A DNA window from Amycolatopsis sp. DSM 110486 contains the following coding sequences:
- a CDS encoding trans-aconitate 2-methyltransferase, whose protein sequence is MGMGPVSGTLFGMTPDGCSVDLYLRLTAAGEPEIVHGAAPDAASILELGSGCGRVTHPLLELGHAVVAVDESPEMLSHIRGAETVCTRIGDLRLEREFDVVLLGSHLVNTADSAECHALLAAARRHLAPGGRLLVEWHPPEWFDHVADGPGGLLGEVAVSLHDVVREGDLLSAAVRYRAAERVWHQEFTCRRLAFPELSEALTSADLTFGEWLTADRDWFSARGVADQVPI, encoded by the coding sequence ATGGGCATGGGTCCAGTTTCGGGCACGCTGTTCGGCATGACGCCCGACGGTTGCTCTGTCGACCTCTACCTGCGGCTGACCGCGGCCGGCGAACCGGAGATCGTCCACGGCGCCGCGCCAGACGCCGCGTCGATCCTGGAGCTGGGCAGCGGCTGCGGACGCGTGACGCACCCGTTGCTGGAACTCGGCCACGCCGTGGTCGCGGTCGACGAGTCTCCGGAGATGCTCTCCCACATCCGCGGGGCGGAAACGGTCTGCACGCGGATCGGCGACCTGCGGCTGGAGCGCGAGTTCGACGTGGTCCTGCTGGGCAGCCACCTGGTCAACACGGCCGATTCCGCGGAGTGCCACGCGCTGCTCGCGGCGGCCCGGCGGCACCTCGCGCCCGGGGGCCGGCTGCTCGTCGAGTGGCACCCGCCGGAGTGGTTCGACCACGTGGCCGACGGGCCGGGCGGGCTCCTCGGGGAGGTCGCCGTTTCGCTGCACGACGTCGTCCGCGAGGGCGATCTGCTGTCCGCGGCGGTGCGCTACCGAGCCGCCGAACGGGTGTGGCACCAAGAATTCACCTGCCGGCGGCTGGCTTTTCCCGAGCTGTCCGAGGCGCTGACCTCGGCCGATCTGACCTTCGGCGAGTGGCTGACCGCTGACCGGGATTGGTTCTCGGCACGCGGGGTAGCGGATCAGGTACCGATCTAG
- a CDS encoding YciI family protein: MPTYAALIYSADVDPTQPEAASMMKDYNEFGAAAAAVIRGGNALYPTATATTVRVNGGKGGDIVTSDGPYAETKEALTGFYLIECADLDEAVKVAAQIPAAWDGAIEVRPIVEFS, encoded by the coding sequence ATGCCCACCTATGCCGCGCTCATCTACTCCGCCGATGTGGACCCGACGCAGCCCGAAGCCGCGTCGATGATGAAGGACTACAACGAGTTCGGTGCGGCGGCCGCCGCCGTCATCCGTGGCGGCAACGCCCTGTACCCGACCGCGACGGCCACCACCGTCCGCGTGAACGGCGGCAAGGGCGGCGACATCGTGACCAGTGACGGCCCGTACGCCGAGACGAAGGAAGCCCTCACCGGCTTCTACCTCATCGAATGCGCCGACCTCGACGAAGCCGTCAAGGTCGCCGCCCAGATCCCGGCCGCGTGGGACGGCGCCATCGAGGTGCGCCCGATCGTCGAGTTCTCGTGA
- a CDS encoding nuclear transport factor 2 family protein: MAEHPNATLIRRGYAAFSAGDVEALSELIAADAVQHMPGHNVFSGEHKGRDAILSMYGELATRSDGTLRVALEEVYANDDEVVTVYHSTGTRGDKHLDTRHALVFRMRDGQAVDLLDVSHDESSDDAFWA; encoded by the coding sequence ATGGCCGAACACCCCAACGCGACACTCATCCGCCGCGGCTACGCGGCCTTCTCCGCCGGCGACGTCGAGGCCCTGTCCGAGCTCATCGCCGCCGACGCCGTGCAACACATGCCGGGCCACAACGTCTTTTCCGGCGAGCACAAGGGCCGCGACGCGATCCTGTCGATGTACGGCGAACTCGCCACCCGCAGCGACGGCACCCTCCGCGTGGCCCTCGAGGAGGTCTACGCGAACGACGACGAGGTCGTCACGGTCTACCACTCCACCGGCACCCGCGGCGACAAACACCTCGACACCCGTCACGCGCTGGTGTTCAGGATGCGCGACGGCCAAGCGGTCGACCTGCTGGACGTCTCCCACGACGAATCCTCCGACGACGCCTTCTGGGCGTGA
- the mug gene encoding G/U mismatch-specific DNA glycosylase, translating to MPIRPTKDQLAAAQDAVIPDVIAPGLDVLFCGINPGLYSGALGLHFARPGNRFWPALHAGGFTPRLLDPSEQHELLDLDLGITNVVARTTARADELTGDELREGGKTLVDKVLENKPRWLAVLGITAYRTAFGEKKAKVGPQERVIGETGVWVLPNPSGLNAHWTPAGLASEFAALRARVVT from the coding sequence ATGCCCATCCGACCCACCAAAGACCAGCTCGCCGCCGCGCAAGACGCGGTCATCCCCGACGTCATCGCGCCCGGGTTGGACGTGCTGTTCTGCGGGATCAACCCCGGGCTCTACTCGGGCGCGCTGGGGCTGCACTTCGCGAGGCCCGGCAACCGCTTCTGGCCCGCTCTGCACGCCGGGGGCTTCACGCCGCGGCTGCTGGACCCGAGTGAGCAGCACGAGCTCCTCGACCTCGACCTCGGGATCACCAACGTCGTCGCACGGACCACCGCCAGGGCGGACGAGCTGACCGGCGACGAGCTGCGCGAAGGTGGCAAGACGCTGGTCGACAAAGTCCTCGAGAACAAACCCCGCTGGCTGGCCGTGCTGGGGATCACCGCCTACCGCACCGCGTTCGGCGAGAAGAAAGCCAAAGTCGGCCCCCAAGAGCGCGTGATCGGCGAGACCGGCGTCTGGGTCCTGCCCAACCCGAGCGGCCTCAACGCCCACTGGACGCCCGCCGGCCTCGCGAGCGAGTTCGCCGCGCTGCGTGCACGGGTAGTCACGTAG
- a CDS encoding VanZ family protein — MTNAQVTALQYGFIGFLALWGTLLVPQLVLQLARYGRPRLRGLVTTAAVVFYACMALAVVFLPLPSANGRHLEQTVQLRPFQWIADIHTELVKHGLSAAHWFSTQTFQQAALNVLLFVPLGIFARILWRRGLVGALAVGAAVSLAIEITQLTANFGTAPFVYRIFDVDDLMTNTFGAGLGWLFGALLLALRGIPSAIHAQAAGRERIDFAQTR, encoded by the coding sequence ATGACGAACGCACAGGTCACGGCTCTGCAGTACGGATTCATCGGATTCCTCGCGCTGTGGGGCACGCTGCTCGTCCCGCAGCTCGTGCTGCAGCTGGCGCGCTACGGCCGCCCGCGGCTGCGCGGCCTCGTGACCACGGCGGCGGTCGTCTTCTACGCGTGCATGGCGCTCGCGGTCGTCTTCCTGCCGCTGCCGAGCGCGAACGGCCGGCACCTCGAGCAGACGGTGCAGCTGCGGCCGTTCCAGTGGATCGCCGACATCCACACGGAGCTGGTGAAGCACGGTCTTTCGGCGGCGCACTGGTTCAGCACGCAGACGTTCCAGCAGGCCGCGCTCAACGTGCTGCTCTTCGTGCCGCTCGGGATCTTCGCCCGCATCCTGTGGCGCCGCGGCCTCGTCGGCGCGCTGGCCGTGGGCGCGGCGGTGTCACTGGCCATCGAGATCACGCAGCTCACCGCGAACTTCGGGACGGCGCCGTTCGTCTACCGCATCTTCGACGTCGACGACCTCATGACCAACACCTTCGGCGCCGGCCTCGGCTGGCTCTTCGGCGCCCTGCTGCTCGCCCTGCGCGGAATCCCTTCAGCGATCCACGCTCAGGCGGCCGGGCGCGAGCGGATCGACTTCGCCCAGACGCGCTAG
- a CDS encoding antibiotic biosynthesis monooxygenase produces the protein MITMSVLMLLRVPGNGAQFEKAAASDPARMSTIIASARAHGLQSHHFWADDKDLLVVDVWPDEASFQAFFSSESDRIGALMAAAGITTQPEITFYRKLDVGDDV, from the coding sequence GTGATCACGATGTCCGTGCTGATGCTCCTACGCGTCCCCGGCAACGGCGCCCAGTTCGAGAAGGCCGCCGCCTCCGACCCCGCCCGCATGTCGACCATCATCGCCTCCGCCCGCGCCCACGGCCTGCAGTCCCACCACTTCTGGGCCGACGACAAGGACCTCCTGGTTGTCGACGTCTGGCCCGACGAGGCCTCGTTCCAGGCCTTCTTCTCCTCCGAAAGCGACCGCATCGGCGCCTTGATGGCGGCGGCCGGCATCACCACCCAGCCGGAGATCACCTTCTACCGCAAACTCGACGTCGGCGACGACGTGTGA
- a CDS encoding bifunctional UDP-sugar hydrolase/5'-nucleotidase, giving the protein MRLFTRLAVTAAAALATVAVTSVPASAAQTTDVRIITLNDLHGNLEPPAGSAGKVFMSDGTSVDAGGAAYVATHVKQLESQVRNSMVLSAGDNVGASPVISALFHDEPTIDFLNELGVKASAVGNHEFDEGYQELLRMQFGGCNKTDGCQFHPTYQGANFPILGSNVYFTNGLPALLPFSVQFSGGVPIGIIGATLKDLPSVVTPDAIKGLKFGDEAQAINRTANLLDLLGIKAQVVLLHQGDETLPGSGPNDCKVAPGGEADVIAKNVSPKVDAIFTGHSHQQYNCVINDPAGQPRPVIQGASFGRLLSVVDLKIDLRTRDVIRSQTKAHNEIVTRDVTPDPAVTKLVDEAKTKSGPIANKQVGTITADLTAAGAPSGESTMGDVIADAQLEGTKSNNAVVAITNPGGIRADLNYASSPNGEGDGVVTYGEAFTVQPFANIMQTITLTGANLKNVLEQQWGQPGGTKILQISSSLHYTYSASAPIGSRVSNITVNGTPVDPAATFRVSVNNFLAAGGDGFTEFTKGTDLAGGPVDLDALIAYLGAHPGVTPPPADRITMVP; this is encoded by the coding sequence ATGAGGCTCTTCACCCGGCTCGCGGTCACCGCCGCGGCCGCATTGGCCACTGTGGCCGTCACGAGCGTGCCGGCGTCGGCCGCGCAGACCACGGACGTCCGGATCATCACGCTGAACGACCTGCACGGCAACCTCGAGCCGCCGGCGGGTTCGGCCGGCAAGGTGTTCATGTCCGACGGGACCAGTGTGGACGCGGGCGGCGCGGCGTACGTGGCGACGCACGTGAAGCAGCTCGAGTCGCAGGTGCGCAACTCGATGGTGCTCTCGGCGGGCGACAACGTGGGTGCGTCGCCGGTGATCTCGGCGCTGTTCCACGACGAGCCGACCATCGACTTCCTCAACGAGCTGGGCGTGAAGGCCTCCGCGGTCGGCAACCACGAGTTCGACGAGGGTTACCAGGAACTGCTGCGCATGCAGTTCGGCGGCTGCAACAAGACCGACGGCTGCCAGTTCCACCCGACGTACCAGGGCGCGAACTTCCCGATCCTCGGGTCCAATGTGTACTTCACGAACGGCCTGCCCGCGCTGCTGCCGTTCTCGGTGCAGTTCTCCGGCGGCGTGCCGATCGGCATCATCGGCGCCACGCTGAAGGACCTGCCCTCGGTCGTCACGCCCGACGCCATCAAGGGCCTCAAGTTCGGCGACGAGGCGCAGGCCATCAACCGCACGGCCAATCTGCTCGACCTGCTGGGCATCAAGGCCCAGGTCGTGCTGCTGCACCAGGGTGACGAGACGCTGCCGGGCTCCGGCCCCAACGACTGCAAGGTGGCGCCGGGCGGCGAGGCCGACGTCATCGCCAAGAACGTGAGCCCGAAGGTCGACGCGATCTTCACCGGCCACAGCCACCAGCAGTACAACTGCGTGATCAACGACCCCGCGGGCCAGCCTCGCCCAGTGATCCAGGGCGCGTCGTTCGGCCGGCTGCTGTCCGTCGTGGACCTGAAGATCGACCTGCGCACGCGCGACGTCATCCGGTCGCAGACCAAGGCGCACAACGAGATCGTGACCCGCGACGTGACGCCGGACCCGGCCGTGACCAAGCTCGTGGACGAGGCCAAGACCAAGTCGGGCCCGATCGCCAACAAGCAGGTCGGCACCATCACCGCGGACCTCACCGCGGCCGGCGCGCCCTCGGGTGAGTCGACGATGGGCGACGTGATCGCCGATGCGCAGCTCGAAGGCACCAAGTCCAACAACGCGGTCGTCGCCATCACCAACCCCGGCGGCATCCGCGCGGACCTGAACTACGCGTCTTCGCCCAACGGCGAGGGCGACGGCGTGGTCACCTACGGCGAGGCGTTCACCGTGCAGCCGTTCGCGAACATCATGCAGACGATCACGCTCACCGGCGCGAACCTGAAGAACGTGCTGGAACAGCAGTGGGGCCAGCCGGGCGGCACCAAGATCCTGCAGATCTCGAGCAGCCTGCACTACACCTACTCGGCCTCGGCGCCAATCGGTTCGCGCGTCTCGAACATCACCGTGAACGGCACGCCGGTGGACCCGGCCGCGACGTTCCGCGTGTCGGTGAACAACTTCCTCGCCGCGGGCGGCGACGGGTTCACCGAGTTCACGAAGGGCACCGACCTCGCGGGCGGTCCGGTGGACCTCGACGCGCTGATCGCGTACCTCGGCGCGCACCCGGGCGTCACCCCGCCGCCGGCGGACCGGATCACGATGGTTCCGTAG
- a CDS encoding MmcQ/YjbR family DNA-binding protein: MTTWEDVVALAAELPETEESTWYRTPALKVAGKGFARLRSEAEGGVVLFCGLDEKEALLASGDPAYFTTPHYDGYGSILVDLERVDPVQLKELLVESWRRKAPRKLL; the protein is encoded by the coding sequence ATGACGACCTGGGAAGACGTGGTGGCACTCGCGGCGGAGCTGCCGGAGACCGAGGAGTCCACCTGGTACCGCACGCCCGCGTTGAAGGTCGCGGGCAAGGGCTTCGCGCGCCTGCGCAGCGAAGCCGAGGGCGGCGTGGTCCTGTTCTGCGGCCTCGACGAGAAGGAAGCCCTCCTCGCGTCCGGCGACCCGGCGTATTTCACGACGCCGCACTACGACGGTTACGGCTCGATCCTCGTCGACCTGGAACGGGTGGATCCGGTGCAGCTGAAGGAACTCCTGGTGGAGTCGTGGCGACGGAAGGCGCCGCGCAAGCTGCTGTGA
- a CDS encoding GNAT family N-acetyltransferase, which translates to MLTGKLVRLRALETTDAESLHRWIHDPEVGQWMDSSYPRSLDQVRKRCEERPVNTYAHVVCGIESVASGALIGVTDLRDATPETGRAELDIYIGEKDHWNGGYGTEALRLMCRYGFNVMRLHLIALWVVAENERARHVYHKAGFVEDGRHRECFRGSDGKYHDMYLMSLLERELVD; encoded by the coding sequence GTGCTCACGGGCAAGCTGGTGCGGCTACGGGCGCTCGAGACGACGGACGCGGAGTCGCTCCACCGCTGGATCCACGACCCCGAGGTCGGGCAGTGGATGGACAGCTCGTACCCGCGTTCGCTCGACCAGGTGCGCAAGCGTTGCGAGGAACGCCCGGTCAACACCTACGCCCACGTGGTGTGCGGCATCGAATCCGTGGCGTCGGGCGCGTTGATCGGCGTGACCGATCTGCGCGACGCCACGCCGGAGACCGGGCGCGCGGAGCTGGACATCTACATCGGCGAGAAGGACCACTGGAACGGCGGTTACGGCACCGAAGCGCTGCGGCTGATGTGCCGCTACGGCTTCAACGTGATGCGCCTGCACCTCATCGCCCTGTGGGTCGTCGCCGAGAACGAACGCGCGCGCCACGTCTACCACAAGGCCGGCTTCGTCGAGGACGGCAGGCACCGCGAATGCTTCCGCGGCAGCGACGGGAAGTACCACGACATGTACCTGATGAGCCTGCTGGAACGCGAGCTGGTCGACTGA
- a CDS encoding RNA polymerase sigma factor: MTFAGDTLARLIRDEGTRVLATLVRVIGSVDLAEDAVQDAVVRALETWPRDGVPDNPRAWLLVTARRRAVDVLRREAKRVGKEADAMPLADEDPPPSVIRDDLLRLVFTCCHPCLSVDAQVALSLRTLGGLSTAEVARGLRLPEATAAKRLTRAKQKIATAGIPYRVPAAEELPERLSGVAATVYLIFNEGYAGVRAPLVDEAVRLARLLASLMPDEPTVLGLLALLLLHDARRCTRVADDGLPVLLADQDRSLWDAVLIQEGVLLVGLALRRTPSVPNPYVVEAAIAACHALAPTYESTNWDAVISWYDVLFTVRPSPVVSLNRAAAIAERDGAAVALPLVDALDVLADYPWWHATRAELLHRLGNRSAALTAVASAEAAGLGAGHAALLRRRAGE; the protein is encoded by the coding sequence GTGACGTTCGCCGGTGACACGCTGGCGCGGCTCATCCGGGATGAGGGGACCCGGGTGCTCGCCACGCTCGTGCGGGTCATCGGCAGCGTGGACCTGGCCGAGGACGCGGTGCAGGACGCCGTCGTGCGGGCGCTCGAAACGTGGCCGCGCGACGGCGTCCCGGACAACCCGCGGGCCTGGCTGCTCGTGACGGCGCGGCGACGCGCCGTCGACGTGCTGCGCCGCGAGGCCAAGCGCGTCGGGAAGGAGGCGGACGCGATGCCGCTCGCCGACGAAGATCCGCCGCCTTCCGTGATCCGCGACGACTTGCTGCGCCTCGTGTTCACCTGCTGCCACCCGTGTCTGTCGGTGGACGCGCAGGTCGCTTTGTCGTTGCGGACGCTCGGCGGTTTGTCGACCGCCGAGGTCGCGCGCGGCCTGCGCCTGCCCGAGGCGACGGCGGCGAAGCGGCTGACGCGGGCGAAGCAGAAGATCGCGACGGCGGGGATCCCGTACCGCGTGCCGGCGGCGGAGGAGCTGCCTGAGCGGCTTTCCGGTGTGGCGGCGACCGTGTACCTGATCTTCAACGAGGGGTACGCGGGCGTGCGCGCTCCGCTGGTCGACGAGGCCGTGCGGCTGGCGCGGCTGCTCGCGTCGCTGATGCCGGACGAGCCGACGGTGCTGGGGCTGCTGGCGTTGCTGTTGCTGCACGACGCGCGCCGGTGCACGCGCGTCGCCGACGACGGTTTACCCGTGCTGCTGGCCGATCAGGACCGTTCGCTGTGGGACGCCGTGCTGATCCAGGAGGGCGTTTTGCTGGTGGGGCTCGCTTTGCGGCGGACGCCTTCCGTGCCCAATCCTTACGTGGTGGAAGCGGCGATCGCGGCCTGTCACGCCTTGGCGCCGACGTACGAGTCGACCAACTGGGACGCCGTGATCTCTTGGTATGACGTGCTTTTCACCGTCCGCCCGAGCCCGGTGGTGTCACTGAACCGCGCCGCCGCGATCGCCGAACGTGACGGCGCCGCCGTGGCCCTGCCGCTCGTGGACGCGCTGGACGTCCTGGCGGACTACCCCTGGTGGCACGCGACGCGCGCGGAACTGTTGCACCGCTTGGGGAATCGCTCTGCGGCTCTGACTGCTGTGGCCAGCGCCGAAGCGGCGGGCCTTGGTGCCGGCCACGCGGCCTTGCTGCGTCGCCGAGCAGGTGAATAG
- a CDS encoding nitroreductase family deazaflavin-dependent oxidoreductase, with the protein MVLPERLAHFNRVVTNRVTGPFVGWLPGFGMVVHQGRRSGKEFRTPLNVFRTDDGFVVALTYGPDTDWVKNVLAAGHAEIVTRGRKWRVSDPRLVHDGSRRPMPPGVRQFLGLVGVEDFLLLRRE; encoded by the coding sequence ATGGTGCTGCCAGAACGTCTCGCCCACTTCAACCGCGTGGTGACCAACCGCGTCACGGGACCGTTCGTCGGGTGGCTGCCCGGCTTCGGGATGGTCGTGCACCAGGGCCGCCGGTCCGGCAAGGAGTTCCGCACTCCGCTCAACGTGTTCCGCACCGATGACGGGTTCGTCGTCGCCCTCACCTATGGCCCCGACACCGACTGGGTCAAGAACGTGCTGGCCGCGGGCCACGCGGAGATCGTCACGCGCGGCCGAAAATGGCGCGTCAGTGATCCACGGCTCGTGCATGATGGGTCCCGCCGTCCCATGCCGCCCGGGGTGCGCCAGTTCCTCGGGCTCGTCGGGGTCGAGGACTTCCTGCTGCTGCGGCGGGAGTGA